A genomic window from Lotus japonicus ecotype B-129 chromosome 1, LjGifu_v1.2 includes:
- the LOC130738155 gene encoding two-component response regulator ORR9-like: MEFVGTRKLQQNPQLQLQQQHFHVLAVDDSVIDRKLLERLLRGSSCKVTCVDSGDKALKYLGLIDDLDNTSSASLESPISPQQVEQEGIKVNLIMTDFCMPGMSGYDLLKRVKGSSWKDVPVVVMSSENVPSRISMCLEEGAEKFLLKPLQLSDLEKLQPYFPKSLDESCDDDISANSSIGSDIDKLINNNNNSNNNSLITKRKAMSPTPPERSRPKMKGLAVV; encoded by the exons ATGGAGTTTGTGGGTACGAGAAAACTACAACAAAATCCGCAACTGCAACTCCAACAACAGCATTTTCATGTATTGGCAGTGGACGACAGTGTCATTGATAGGAAGCTTTTGGAGAGGCTCCTTAGAGGCTCTTCATGCAAAG TTACCTGTGTGGACTCTGGAGATAAGGCTTTGAAATATCTTGGTCTGATTGATGACCTTGATAATACTTCTTCAGCTTCTTTAGAATCACCAATTTCTCCTCAACAAGTTGAACAAGAG GGAATCAAAGTGAATTTGATCATGACAGATTTCTGCATGCCAGGGATGAGTGGCTATGATTTGCTTAAACGAGTCAAG GGATCTTCTTGGAAAGATGTTCCTGTCGTGGTAATGTCATCAGAAAATGTACCTTCCAGAATCAGCat GTGCTTGGAAGAAGGGGCAGAGAAGTTTCTATTGAAGCCTTTGCAATTGTCAGATTTGGAGAAGCTTCAGCCATACTTTCCCAAATCCCTTGATGAGTCTTGTGATGATGATATATCTGCTAACAGTTCCATAGGTTCTGACATTGACAAgctcatcaacaacaacaataacagtAACAATAATAGTTTAATTACTAAAAGAAAGGCCATGTCTCCTACCCCTCCTGAGAGATCAAGACCCAAAATGAAAGGGTTGGCGGTGGTGTAA
- the LOC130742100 gene encoding uncharacterized protein LOC130742100 has translation MNLRIQRLWAREGDVKVMDLSEEYFLVRFSSENDYKFALYEGPWMIADHYLMVQRWRPMFRAGENEVKKIAVWIRLPDLPVELFNDTFLWRLGSILGTMLKIDSHTSIHTRGRFARICVELDLSQQLTPTFTAMGEEHRLEYEGLHFICFRCGRYGHKIEGCREPTASVQMSPTLHMSMGASDPPKEIPVDTVVQDVDTGVAMEAEDQQAAVTKETEPPNCFGPWMLVKKTVRKRTGKSNGSNLQNQRAGSRFNVLEDITEKKQDLFEEVTPTSKVSHPPRQAKTAPAQTKKNGKNQPKQGSSKTPGPTKTPKENIIPQPKTPLDSKVPSPSMVLKERALMEEVSRHQHRLWEDFKAGKGTNDWLESSAIVPTEEDLQFIQAMLRKKGVEKVNPGDKCLELVNQTPQCSLQQAGNALLEQDAPMGDAPDSSS, from the coding sequence ATGAATCTGAGGATTCAAAGACTATGGGCTAGAGAAGGGGACGTAAAGGTTATGGACCTTAGTGAAGAGTATTTTCTGGTGCGATTCTCCTCTGAGAATGACTACAAGTTTGCACTCTATGAAGGACCTTGGATGATAGCTGACCACTACTTGATGGTCCAGCGATGGAGGCCTATGTTTAGAGCTGGTGAAAATGAAGTCAAGAAGATTGCGGTCTGGATTCGTCTGCCTGACTTGCCAGTTGAACTGTTTAATGACACTTTCCTGTGGAGACTAGGATCCATCCTAGGAACCATGTTGAAAATCGACTCACATACTTCTATCCACACTAGGGGCCGGTTTGCAAGAATCTGCGTGGAGCTTGATTTAAGTCAACAGCTAACTCCTACCTTCACTGCCATGGGAGAAGAGCACCGATTAGAGTATGAGGGCCTTCACTTTATTTGTTTCAGATGTGGAAGATATGGCCATAAAATTGAAGGATGCCGAGAACCAACAGCTAGTGTTCAGATGTCCCCTACCCTGCATATGTCGATGGGAGCTTCAGACCCCCCTAAGGAAATCCCAGTGGATACAGTTGTGCAAGATGTTGACACCGGAGTAGCAATGGAAGCTGAGGACCAACAGGCAGCAGTTACCAAGGAAACTGAACCCCCCAATTGTTTTGGTCCCTGGATGCTGGTAAAGAAAACTGTGAGGAAAAGAACAGGAAAATCAAATGGCAGCAATCTGCAAAATCAGAGGGCTGGGTCTAGATTCAATGTTCTTGAAGATATCACAGAAAAGAAGCAAGACCTATTTGAGGAAGTTACACCAACAAGTAAGGTTAGTCACCCACCCAGACAGGCCAAAACTGCCCCTGCCCAAACTAAGAAGAACGGGAAAAATCAACCCAAGCAAGGGTCTTCAAAAACCCCTGGACCAACCAAAACGCCAAAGGAAAACATCATCCCCCAGCCCAAGACTCCTCTTGACTCCAAGGTCCCTTCCCCGAGTATGGTTCTGAAAGAGAGAGCTCTCATGGAGGAAGTCAGCAGACACCAACATCGTCTGTGGGAAGATTTTAAGGCAGGGAAAGGAACAAATGATTGGCTTGAGAGCAGTGCCATAGTTCCTACTGAAGAGGATCTTCAATTCATCCAAGCTATGCTCAGGAAAAAAGGTGTTGAGAAAGTCAATCCAGGAGACAAATGTTTGGAGCTGGTAAATCAAACTCCTCAATGCTCTCTGCAACAAGCTGGCAATGCATTGCTTGAACAAGATGCCCCCATGGGGGATGCACCTGACTCTTCCTCGTAA